One segment of Natronosalvus halobius DNA contains the following:
- a CDS encoding nucleoside phosphorylase: MATQPHLLVDDGDVHDIALIPGDPGRVDRIASHCDESETIAQNREYKLVNAVYDGRELTICSTGIGCPSAAIALEELSNVGVETFVRVGTTGALQRDIEIGDMIVATGAAKNEGTSKRYEDVEYPAVPDYEVLSALVDGAEENDEDVHVGPIASDDAYYAETDEYVENWEAAGLLSVEMEAAAVFTLARRKGLRAGAICTVDGNLVKGTQKGTDTEDDELPEKAKNNVARAIDIALEATTNL, from the coding sequence ATGGCAACCCAACCGCACCTGCTCGTTGACGACGGCGACGTCCACGACATCGCGTTGATTCCAGGCGATCCAGGACGCGTCGACCGCATCGCGAGCCACTGCGACGAATCCGAGACGATCGCTCAGAACCGCGAGTACAAGCTCGTCAACGCCGTCTACGACGGTCGTGAGCTAACCATCTGTTCGACCGGCATCGGTTGTCCCTCGGCTGCCATCGCTCTCGAGGAACTGTCGAACGTCGGCGTCGAGACGTTCGTCCGCGTCGGGACGACCGGGGCCCTCCAGCGAGATATCGAAATCGGCGATATGATCGTCGCGACTGGCGCTGCCAAGAACGAGGGGACGTCGAAGCGCTACGAGGACGTGGAGTACCCGGCCGTTCCGGACTACGAGGTCCTCTCGGCGCTGGTCGACGGGGCAGAAGAAAACGACGAGGACGTCCACGTCGGCCCCATCGCCAGCGACGACGCCTACTACGCCGAGACGGACGAGTACGTCGAGAACTGGGAGGCCGCCGGCCTGCTCTCTGTCGAGATGGAAGCCGCGGCCGTGTTCACCCTCGCGCGCCGCAAAGGCCTCCGCGCCGGCGCCATCTGTACCGTCGACGGAAACCTCGTGAAGGGCACCCAAAAGGGAACCGACACCGAGGACGACGAGCTGCCCGAGAAGGCGAAGAACAACGTCGCTCGCGCGATTGACATCGCGCTCGAGGCGACGACGAACCTGTAG
- a CDS encoding HalOD1 output domain-containing protein, whose translation MNERTAGAVRSRGTGARHHVRYERDDAEPLSVATASAIAMYRGEEVLSSSTQLYEYVDPEALDALFADRHDGTPREAGRITIDLPDGLVVITPTCIHVTADDEPQEIS comes from the coding sequence ATGAACGAACGAACAGCAGGGGCCGTTCGCTCCAGGGGGACTGGGGCACGACACCACGTCCGGTACGAGCGGGACGACGCCGAACCGCTGAGCGTCGCCACGGCGTCCGCAATCGCGATGTACAGAGGTGAAGAGGTACTTTCGTCGTCGACACAACTGTACGAGTACGTCGACCCGGAGGCACTCGACGCACTGTTCGCCGACAGGCACGACGGCACGCCTCGTGAAGCGGGCCGGATCACGATCGACCTCCCCGACGGGTTGGTCGTCATCACGCCGACGTGTATTCACGTGACGGCTGACGACGAACCGCAGGAGATCTCGTAA
- a CDS encoding carbohydrate kinase family protein yields MVTVLTAGHVNWDVTLRVDRFPEPDGEAAIRSQRQSGGGSAANVAAALATLEVEAGLVGSVGDDDNGLLARRELEAAGVDLDGVRIIEGADTAVKYILVDDDGEVAVLGNDGVNEAVRPSDLDPDRIECVDHVHLTSQRPDTAGRLARLASDAGVTVSTDPGRRLAERDYDEALAHADVIFANDREVESMIEETYPTSDFSDRILVVKYGGDGAEVHTPGGSIHHPGFDIEAVDTTGAGDAFAAGFLAMYLQTEDVERILEFANACGALAASVEGARCAPTVGAVEEVLDGARTR; encoded by the coding sequence ATGGTCACCGTACTCACCGCCGGCCACGTCAACTGGGACGTCACCCTCCGCGTCGACCGCTTCCCCGAACCCGACGGCGAGGCCGCCATCCGCTCGCAACGCCAGTCCGGCGGCGGAAGTGCCGCGAACGTCGCCGCCGCGCTCGCCACCCTCGAGGTCGAGGCCGGGCTCGTCGGAAGCGTTGGCGACGACGACAACGGCCTCCTGGCCAGGCGCGAACTCGAGGCCGCGGGCGTCGACCTCGACGGCGTTCGGATCATCGAGGGCGCCGACACCGCGGTCAAGTACATCCTGGTCGACGACGACGGCGAGGTGGCCGTCCTCGGGAACGACGGGGTCAACGAGGCCGTTCGTCCGTCCGATCTGGACCCGGACCGCATCGAGTGCGTCGATCACGTCCACCTGACGAGCCAGCGCCCCGATACGGCCGGGCGCCTGGCCCGTCTCGCCAGCGACGCCGGCGTGACCGTCAGCACCGACCCCGGTCGACGGCTGGCCGAGCGCGACTACGACGAGGCGCTAGCCCACGCGGACGTGATCTTCGCGAACGATCGGGAGGTCGAGTCGATGATCGAGGAGACCTACCCCACGTCGGACTTCAGCGACCGCATCCTGGTCGTCAAGTACGGCGGCGACGGAGCCGAAGTCCACACTCCTGGAGGGTCGATTCACCATCCTGGATTCGACATCGAAGCCGTCGACACGACGGGTGCCGGCGACGCGTTCGCGGCTGGCTTCCTCGCGATGTACCTCCAGACCGAGGATGTCGAACGGATTCTCGAGTTCGCGAACGCCTGCGGTGCGCTCGCGGCGAGCGTCGAGGGAGCACGGTGTGCGCCGACGGTTGGTGCTGTCGAGGAGGTTCTCGACGGCGCCCGCACTCGCTGA
- a CDS encoding DUF63 family protein — MVVPEGFVLPPWYVVVPLAVVLLGTVALLWVLAPPVTDETVMAFVPWMMLGSTLYVLYQLEQFPSSLEALFSAPTVYVTTAAVAGLTWIAGSFLYAAGLQRSIERFVGIVGTGFAVVFATFTVLIGWQMGTFEPFWPVITVVVTGVVAAIAWVALSLWRTDVAAVTGVTGALVVFSHALDGVSTAIGYDILGVREDVPASAFILEVGEMLPTAGYIGGGWLFVLVKVVLALIIVSLFEEYVREEPRQARIVLGLIAAVGLGPGVHNILLFTVGVGA, encoded by the coding sequence ATGGTAGTACCCGAGGGTTTCGTCTTGCCGCCGTGGTACGTGGTGGTGCCGCTGGCGGTGGTGCTTCTGGGAACCGTGGCGCTCCTGTGGGTGCTGGCGCCGCCGGTGACCGACGAGACGGTGATGGCATTCGTCCCGTGGATGATGCTGGGGTCGACGCTGTACGTCCTGTACCAGCTCGAGCAGTTTCCGTCGAGCCTCGAGGCGCTGTTCAGCGCGCCGACGGTGTACGTGACGACGGCGGCCGTCGCCGGGCTAACCTGGATCGCCGGCAGTTTTCTGTACGCCGCCGGCCTGCAACGATCGATCGAACGCTTCGTCGGCATCGTCGGGACCGGCTTCGCCGTCGTTTTCGCCACGTTCACCGTCCTGATTGGCTGGCAGATGGGGACCTTCGAACCCTTCTGGCCGGTGATCACCGTCGTCGTCACCGGCGTCGTCGCCGCAATCGCCTGGGTGGCCCTCAGCCTCTGGCGAACCGACGTCGCGGCCGTGACGGGAGTGACCGGCGCGCTGGTCGTCTTCTCTCACGCGCTCGACGGCGTCTCGACGGCCATCGGCTACGACATCCTCGGCGTCCGCGAGGACGTACCCGCCTCGGCGTTCATCCTGGAGGTGGGTGAGATGCTCCCGACGGCAGGGTACATCGGCGGTGGCTGGCTGTTCGTCCTCGTGAAGGTCGTCCTCGCGCTGATCATCGTCTCGCTGTTCGAGGAGTACGTCCGTGAGGAGCCGCGACAGGCCCGGATCGTCCTCGGGTTGATCGCAGCCGTCGGGCTCGGTCCCGGCGTCCACAACATCCTCCTGTTTACGGTGGGTGTAGGGGCGTGA
- a CDS encoding ribose 1,5-bisphosphate isomerase: MSNETPDVAPVVEETATDIADMEVRGAATIADAAAAALAAQAERSEADSPEAFREELEAAASALYETRPTAVSLPNALRYVLRGVEGETVETMRESTVARAEAFQEDLERAQETLGEVGANRLRDGDVVMTHCHSTDALACVEAAIEDGKHIEAIVKETRPRLQGHITASELRSMGVPVTLVVDNAARRYLDEADHVLVGADSIAADGSVINKIGTSGLAVNARERGVPVMVAAQSIKLHPDTMTGHTVEIEMRDEREVLEETAYADVAADGDVPDDGLTVENPAFDVTPPRHVDAIVTEHGQYPPESIVMLMRDLFGETTTDPWAV, from the coding sequence ATGAGCAACGAGACGCCCGACGTCGCCCCCGTCGTCGAGGAGACCGCCACCGACATCGCCGACATGGAGGTTCGCGGCGCGGCGACCATCGCCGACGCCGCGGCGGCCGCCCTCGCCGCCCAGGCCGAGCGCTCCGAGGCGGACTCGCCGGAAGCGTTCCGCGAGGAACTCGAGGCGGCGGCCTCGGCGCTGTACGAGACGCGACCGACCGCGGTGAGCCTGCCCAACGCCCTGCGGTACGTCCTCCGTGGCGTGGAGGGCGAGACCGTCGAGACCATGCGCGAGTCGACGGTCGCCCGCGCCGAGGCCTTCCAGGAGGACCTCGAGCGGGCCCAGGAGACCCTCGGCGAGGTCGGTGCGAACCGGCTTCGCGACGGCGACGTCGTCATGACCCACTGTCACTCGACGGACGCGCTCGCCTGCGTCGAGGCGGCCATCGAGGACGGCAAGCACATCGAGGCGATCGTCAAGGAGACCCGGCCACGCCTCCAGGGGCACATCACCGCGAGCGAATTGCGCTCGATGGGCGTCCCCGTCACGCTGGTCGTCGACAACGCCGCCAGGCGGTACCTGGACGAGGCCGACCACGTGCTCGTGGGCGCCGACAGCATCGCCGCCGATGGCAGCGTCATCAACAAGATCGGTACCAGCGGCCTGGCCGTCAACGCTCGCGAGCGCGGCGTGCCGGTGATGGTCGCCGCCCAGTCGATCAAACTCCACCCCGACACGATGACGGGCCACACCGTCGAGATCGAGATGCGTGATGAACGGGAGGTGCTCGAGGAGACGGCCTACGCGGACGTCGCGGCCGATGGCGACGTTCCCGACGACGGCCTGACTGTCGAGAACCCAGCGTTCGACGTGACCCCGCCTCGCCACGTCGACGCCATCGTCACTGAACACGGACAGTACCCGCCCGAGAGCATCGTGATGCTCATGCGCGACCTCTTCGGCGAGACGACGACCGATCCCTGGGCGGTCTGA
- a CDS encoding D-aminoacyl-tRNA deacylase: MIAIVESHADRASSHVCRHLLELADWEKRVDPETPDAEGGGTYYRTDGAELRSFDALHLDLERPVEAFDADPEPDLLVFASRHSGNTGPLLTAHSTGNFGPAEFGGDPNAVAEAAPNALSAILEAFDHHAPEGYDTGLECTHHGPTDVGCPSLFAELGSDDAQWDDPEGARAVARAILELRDVAPHRRRTFVGFGGNHYVPRFERIVRETPWAVGHVAADWALEAMSDPADHREVIQAAFDASNADYAVVDGEWPDLEDTIEDIGYRVVSETWLREVGDRPLELVDAVESRLGAVDDGVRFGSHRADDFAVVDLPTELLEAAEAVDAGAVRTSLESTAVAFETRNGGSRVGGRAAFPATSTDGEGPLESIVRTAAAVLEDRYETVDVRERAVVVCEVAFDPALAREAGVPEGPKFGRLSAGEDVTVDGTTVRAEDVSRERSKSFPWNRLEGEE; this comes from the coding sequence GTGATCGCCATCGTCGAGAGCCACGCCGACCGCGCCTCGAGCCACGTCTGTCGGCACCTCCTCGAACTCGCCGACTGGGAGAAACGCGTCGACCCGGAGACGCCCGACGCCGAGGGCGGCGGCACCTACTATCGCACCGACGGCGCCGAGTTGCGGTCGTTCGACGCCCTCCACCTGGACCTCGAGCGCCCTGTCGAGGCCTTCGACGCCGACCCCGAACCCGACCTGCTCGTCTTCGCCTCGCGCCACTCCGGGAACACCGGCCCGTTGCTGACGGCCCACTCCACCGGCAACTTCGGGCCCGCGGAGTTCGGCGGCGACCCGAACGCCGTCGCCGAGGCGGCTCCGAATGCTCTCTCCGCGATCCTCGAGGCGTTCGACCACCACGCGCCCGAGGGGTACGACACCGGCCTCGAGTGTACCCACCACGGGCCGACCGATGTCGGCTGTCCCTCGCTGTTCGCGGAACTGGGGAGCGACGACGCACAGTGGGACGACCCCGAGGGTGCGCGCGCCGTCGCGAGGGCGATTCTCGAGTTGCGGGACGTCGCGCCGCACCGGCGACGGACCTTCGTCGGCTTCGGCGGCAACCACTACGTCCCCCGGTTCGAACGGATCGTCCGGGAGACGCCATGGGCCGTCGGCCACGTCGCCGCCGACTGGGCGCTCGAGGCGATGAGCGACCCGGCCGACCACCGCGAGGTTATCCAGGCGGCGTTCGACGCGAGCAACGCCGACTACGCCGTCGTCGACGGCGAGTGGCCTGACCTCGAGGACACGATCGAGGACATCGGCTACCGCGTCGTGAGCGAAACCTGGCTTCGCGAAGTCGGCGACCGACCCTTGGAACTCGTCGACGCGGTCGAGTCCAGACTGGGAGCCGTCGACGACGGCGTTCGCTTCGGGTCCCATCGAGCGGACGACTTCGCGGTCGTCGACCTGCCCACGGAACTGCTCGAGGCCGCGGAAGCCGTCGACGCCGGGGCCGTTCGAACGAGTCTCGAGTCCACCGCGGTCGCGTTCGAGACGCGAAACGGCGGGAGCCGAGTCGGGGGACGAGCCGCCTTTCCCGCTACCTCCACCGATGGTGAGGGCCCGCTCGAGTCCATCGTTCGCACGGCCGCTGCGGTACTCGAGGACCGCTACGAGACCGTCGACGTCCGCGAGCGAGCAGTGGTCGTCTGCGAGGTCGCCTTCGATCCGGCGCTCGCTCGCGAAGCGGGCGTCCCGGAGGGCCCGAAGTTCGGACGACTGTCCGCAGGTGAGGACGTGACCGTCGACGGGACGACCGTCCGGGCCGAGGACGTCTCTCGAGAACGGAGCAAATCGTTCCCGTGGAATCGTCTTGAGGGAGAGGAGTAA
- the ftsZ gene encoding cell division protein FtsZ, translating into MDSIVENAIDEAEEDAAEGVPGAEEPHEGGADAGANSGTMTDDELLDVLDDLQTNITVVGCGGAGGNTVDRMNEEGIHGAKLVAANTDVQHLVEIDADTKILMGEQKTSGRGAGSLPQVGEEAALESQQDIYDAIDGADMVFVTAGLGGGTGTGSAPVVAKAARESGALTISIVTTPFTAEGEVRRTNAEAGLERLRDVSDTVIVVPNDRLLDSVGKLPVRQAFKVSDEVLMRSVKGITELITKPGLVNLDFADVRTVMERGGVAMIGLGESDSEAKAEDSVKTALRSPLLDVDISGANSALVNVTGGNDMSIEEAEGVVEEIYDRIDPDARIIWGTSIDETLEGSMRTMIVVTGVESPQIYGRPDGEAVQPQGDDIDFVD; encoded by the coding sequence ATGGACTCAATTGTCGAAAATGCCATCGACGAGGCCGAGGAGGACGCCGCCGAGGGCGTCCCCGGGGCCGAGGAACCCCACGAGGGCGGGGCCGACGCTGGCGCGAACTCCGGGACGATGACCGACGACGAACTGCTCGACGTACTCGACGACCTCCAGACGAACATCACGGTCGTCGGCTGTGGCGGTGCGGGCGGCAACACCGTCGATCGGATGAACGAGGAGGGCATCCACGGGGCGAAACTGGTCGCCGCCAACACCGACGTCCAGCACCTCGTCGAGATCGACGCCGACACCAAGATCCTCATGGGCGAGCAGAAAACGTCCGGGCGCGGCGCCGGCTCGCTCCCGCAGGTCGGCGAGGAGGCTGCCCTGGAGAGCCAGCAGGACATCTACGACGCTATCGACGGCGCCGACATGGTGTTCGTCACCGCCGGCCTCGGCGGCGGCACCGGTACCGGCTCCGCCCCTGTGGTCGCGAAGGCAGCCCGCGAGTCCGGCGCACTGACCATTTCGATCGTCACGACGCCCTTCACCGCGGAGGGCGAGGTTCGACGGACCAACGCCGAGGCTGGCCTCGAGCGCCTGCGGGACGTCTCCGACACCGTCATCGTCGTCCCGAACGACCGCCTCCTGGACTCGGTCGGCAAACTCCCCGTCCGCCAGGCGTTCAAGGTCAGCGACGAGGTCCTGATGCGCTCCGTCAAGGGTATCACCGAACTCATCACCAAACCGGGCCTGGTCAACCTCGACTTCGCCGACGTTCGCACCGTGATGGAACGCGGTGGCGTCGCCATGATTGGCCTCGGGGAGTCCGACTCCGAGGCGAAAGCCGAAGACTCCGTGAAGACCGCCCTCCGCTCGCCCCTGCTCGACGTCGACATCTCCGGCGCGAACTCCGCGCTCGTCAACGTCACTGGTGGCAACGACATGTCCATCGAGGAGGCCGAGGGCGTCGTCGAAGAGATTTACGACCGGATCGACCCCGACGCCCGCATCATCTGGGGGACCTCGATCGACGAGACCCTCGAGGGTTCGATGCGAACCATGATCGTCGTCACCGGCGTCGAATCGCCACAGATCTACGGCCGCCCGGACGGCGAGGCCGTCCAGCCACAGGGCGACGACATCGACTTCGTCGACTGA
- a CDS encoding 2Fe-2S iron-sulfur cluster-binding protein, with amino-acid sequence MTEYTVEFVGTGETITCADTQTILSRCLEEGIAQEYSCRVGMCLACSAEILEGEVTQPAARGLTEEEAENYALTCMARPQSDLKLDRGTYPPSIESDVDVDDDADAGSATADD; translated from the coding sequence ATGACCGAGTACACCGTCGAATTCGTCGGCACGGGCGAGACGATCACCTGCGCTGACACGCAGACGATTCTCAGTCGCTGTCTCGAGGAAGGGATTGCCCAGGAGTACTCCTGCCGCGTCGGGATGTGCCTGGCGTGCTCGGCGGAGATCCTCGAGGGCGAGGTCACCCAGCCGGCGGCCCGCGGGTTGACCGAGGAGGAGGCGGAAAACTACGCGCTGACCTGTATGGCGCGACCCCAGTCGGATCTGAAACTCGATCGGGGAACGTACCCGCCGAGCATCGAATCGGACGTGGACGTTGACGACGATGCGGACGCTGGATCGGCGACCGCGGATGACTAA
- a CDS encoding geranylgeranyl reductase family protein, whose product MSSMEQSAATTGQREQSPDVVVVGAGTAGCYAAATVAKAGYEVVVLERKSRKEAGHIACGDALKGADAFPEAIPKSQLEPAFTNTDVTHGRFEIPQEDTVLEIPVPGELAVVDRWEYGRRVIEGAKNAGATFHYDTVVQDVIQADDGRVTGVRAMSRGEPYTYEADIVIDGAGSLSLLQDKVDFSDSTFDTNVTYSQFCSAYREIVHVEEPVEWNDALVFKPTERAAGYLWYFPRTDTEINAGLGFQMTEQPMKLVEDLKRDLRDRPEFAGARVEDKLGAALPTRRPYDSAVHPGFMAVGDAAGHVNPTTGGGIAGAAYAGKYAGEQAVEAIEDGDVSEHALWAYNERVMDHYGARYAALDVYNILSTAVDVDDLMGLLAAMPGDKLAEALYSGSTDIGMKLKLEALVKSRGHWGTILNLYRTKRRADEVLEQYEGYPSRPDALPNWQRQRDDLMKTVYETTGADPKY is encoded by the coding sequence ATGAGCAGCATGGAGCAGTCGGCCGCGACGACGGGCCAGCGCGAGCAGTCGCCGGACGTGGTCGTCGTCGGCGCCGGCACGGCAGGGTGTTACGCCGCCGCAACCGTCGCGAAGGCGGGCTACGAGGTCGTCGTTCTCGAGCGAAAGTCCAGGAAGGAAGCCGGACACATCGCCTGCGGCGACGCATTGAAGGGCGCGGACGCGTTCCCCGAGGCGATTCCCAAGTCCCAGCTCGAGCCGGCGTTCACCAACACCGACGTCACCCACGGTCGCTTCGAGATTCCACAGGAGGACACCGTCCTCGAAATTCCGGTCCCCGGTGAACTCGCGGTCGTCGACCGCTGGGAGTACGGACGTCGGGTCATCGAAGGGGCGAAGAACGCGGGCGCGACGTTCCACTACGACACCGTCGTCCAGGACGTGATCCAGGCGGACGACGGGCGGGTCACGGGCGTCCGGGCGATGTCCCGCGGCGAGCCCTACACGTACGAGGCCGACATCGTGATCGACGGCGCCGGGTCGCTCTCACTCCTCCAGGACAAGGTCGACTTCTCGGACTCGACGTTCGACACCAACGTCACCTACTCGCAGTTCTGTTCGGCCTATCGCGAGATCGTCCACGTCGAGGAGCCAGTCGAGTGGAACGACGCCCTCGTGTTCAAGCCGACCGAGCGTGCCGCGGGCTACCTCTGGTACTTCCCGCGGACGGACACCGAGATCAACGCCGGCCTGGGCTTCCAGATGACCGAACAGCCGATGAAACTCGTCGAGGACCTCAAGCGTGACCTCCGGGACCGACCGGAGTTCGCCGGGGCCCGCGTCGAGGACAAACTGGGGGCCGCCCTGCCCACCCGGCGACCCTACGACTCCGCGGTGCACCCCGGCTTTATGGCCGTGGGCGACGCCGCTGGCCACGTCAACCCCACGACCGGCGGCGGCATCGCGGGCGCCGCCTACGCCGGGAAGTACGCCGGCGAGCAGGCCGTCGAGGCGATCGAGGACGGCGACGTCAGCGAACACGCCCTCTGGGCGTACAACGAGCGCGTGATGGACCATTACGGCGCCCGCTACGCCGCCCTCGACGTCTACAACATCCTCTCGACGGCCGTCGACGTCGACGACCTCATGGGCCTGCTCGCAGCCATGCCTGGCGACAAGCTCGCCGAGGCGCTCTACTCGGGGAGTACGGACATCGGCATGAAACTCAAACTCGAGGCACTGGTCAAGAGCCGCGGCCACTGGGGGACGATCCTGAACCTCTACCGGACGAAACGGCGGGCGGACGAGGTGCTCGAGCAGTACGAGGGGTATCCCTCGAGACCCGACGCGCTCCCGAACTGGCAACGCCAGCGCGACGACCTGATGAAGACGGTGTACGAGACGACAGGTGCGGATCCCAAGTACTGA
- a CDS encoding COG4315 family predicted lipoprotein: MSIPRRTVLLAVGSSVAIAGCLGDDESDEDPSDDGIEDSTDDGTQTDDSDGSGDEDSESENENETDNEGGSGATVRVRSHPDLGDILVGPEGLTLYNFDQDTQDEMASTCYEGCAEAWPPLTVEGEPTTGDGVSATLTTFERDDGETQVATDGWPLYYFASDEEPGDVNGQGVNDVWWVLAPDGTPVRPDDDGDSDGDTSNGTDDTDDSDGDDSEDDDNGVGY, translated from the coding sequence ATGTCGATACCACGACGAACAGTCCTGCTCGCCGTCGGCTCGAGCGTCGCCATCGCTGGCTGTCTCGGCGACGATGAATCGGACGAAGACCCGTCCGACGACGGAATCGAAGATTCGACGGACGACGGGACGCAGACGGACGATAGTGACGGTTCGGGTGACGAGGATAGCGAAAGCGAGAACGAAAACGAGACCGACAACGAAGGCGGTTCCGGCGCGACGGTTCGAGTTCGATCCCATCCCGACCTCGGCGACATCCTCGTCGGGCCGGAGGGGCTGACGCTGTACAACTTCGACCAGGACACCCAGGACGAGATGGCGAGCACCTGTTACGAGGGTTGTGCCGAGGCGTGGCCGCCGCTGACGGTCGAGGGGGAGCCCACCACCGGCGACGGCGTCTCCGCGACGCTGACCACGTTCGAGCGGGACGACGGGGAAACACAGGTGGCTACAGACGGGTGGCCGCTGTACTACTTCGCTTCGGACGAGGAACCGGGCGACGTGAACGGTCAGGGCGTCAACGACGTCTGGTGGGTCCTCGCACCCGACGGAACGCCGGTGCGGCCGGATGACGACGGTGACTCTGACGGCGATACCTCGAATGGTACGGATGACACGGATGACTCGGATGGCGACGATAGCGAGGATGACGATAACGGAGTCGGTTACTGA
- a CDS encoding winged helix-turn-helix domain-containing protein has product MDDVLWYVLASSRGGPTRVRILRALEERPRNANQLATDLEFDYTTIRHHLNVLMENNVVRRTDDDYAAVYLFTEQVRSNWDTVETVLEAVDPDSEAR; this is encoded by the coding sequence ATGGACGACGTTCTGTGGTACGTCCTCGCAAGCTCTCGCGGGGGTCCGACGCGCGTCAGGATCCTCAGGGCGCTCGAGGAGCGGCCGCGGAACGCCAACCAGCTCGCGACCGACCTCGAGTTCGACTACACGACGATTCGCCATCACCTGAACGTCCTGATGGAGAACAACGTCGTCCGCCGAACTGACGACGACTACGCGGCCGTCTACCTGTTCACCGAACAGGTGCGGTCGAACTGGGACACCGTCGAAACTGTTCTCGAGGCGGTCGATCCGGACTCGGAGGCGAGGTAA
- a CDS encoding amidohydrolase → MHDDELVSLRRDLHRKPEPAWREFYTTARIVEALESLKADLDLYVGPEAINGDHRLALPEDGEIDAWYEQASEYDVDPDVLASLEGGYTGAVAVLEQGEGPTVGLRVDIDGLPRIEADGEDHEPAADGFRSEHEAMHACGHDAHATIGIGVIDAVAESDFQGTLKVFFQPAEEVIGGGKAMAKSDHLADVDYLLAMHVGLDHPTGEIVAGIDGFLAVSHVEATFHGEPAHAGARPEEGRNANQALATAVQNLYAIPRHSDGETRVNAGVIEGGSAANIIAEEARLVAEVRGETTELMEYMREKATRVLRSAAEMHDCDLEIELGAEAPSATSDAELADLVAEVAGATGGVERVLERDKLGGSEDATFLMREVQQNGGLACYVGVGTDHPGGHHTSTFDVDEASLYHGVHVLAGTIERVSLERP, encoded by the coding sequence ATGCACGACGACGAACTCGTCTCGCTCCGCCGAGACCTCCACCGAAAACCCGAACCCGCCTGGCGGGAATTTTACACCACCGCGCGAATTGTCGAGGCCCTCGAGAGCCTCAAGGCCGACCTCGACCTGTACGTGGGACCCGAAGCCATCAATGGCGACCACCGCCTGGCGCTGCCCGAGGACGGCGAGATCGACGCCTGGTACGAACAGGCCAGCGAGTACGACGTCGACCCCGACGTACTGGCATCGCTCGAGGGCGGCTACACGGGCGCCGTCGCAGTCCTCGAGCAGGGTGAGGGTCCGACGGTCGGCCTCCGAGTCGACATCGACGGCCTCCCACGAATCGAAGCCGACGGCGAGGATCACGAACCCGCGGCCGACGGCTTCCGGTCCGAACACGAGGCCATGCACGCCTGCGGGCACGACGCCCACGCGACGATCGGTATCGGCGTCATCGACGCCGTCGCCGAGAGCGACTTTCAGGGCACGTTGAAAGTATTCTTCCAGCCCGCAGAGGAGGTCATTGGTGGCGGGAAGGCGATGGCCAAGAGCGACCACCTCGCGGACGTCGACTATCTACTGGCAATGCACGTCGGCCTCGACCACCCAACTGGCGAAATCGTCGCCGGCATCGACGGCTTCCTCGCCGTTTCCCACGTCGAGGCGACGTTCCACGGCGAACCGGCCCATGCGGGCGCTCGTCCGGAAGAAGGGCGCAACGCGAACCAAGCGCTCGCGACGGCGGTCCAGAACCTGTACGCGATCCCGCGTCACTCCGACGGGGAGACGCGGGTCAACGCCGGCGTCATCGAAGGTGGCTCCGCGGCGAACATCATCGCCGAGGAGGCCCGCCTGGTCGCGGAGGTGCGTGGCGAGACGACCGAACTCATGGAGTACATGCGCGAGAAGGCCACGCGGGTACTCAGGTCCGCAGCCGAGATGCACGACTGCGACCTCGAGATCGAACTCGGTGCCGAAGCGCCGAGCGCGACGAGCGACGCGGAGCTGGCCGACCTCGTTGCAGAGGTGGCGGGCGCGACCGGCGGCGTCGAACGGGTCCTCGAGCGCGATAAACTCGGCGGGAGCGAGGACGCCACCTTCCTGATGCGGGAGGTCCAGCAGAACGGCGGGCTGGCGTGTTACGTCGGTGTCGGCACGGATCACCCCGGCGGCCACCACACGTCGACGTTCGACGTGGACGAGGCGAGTCTGTACCACGGTGTCCACGTCCTGGCGGGGACGATCGAGCGGGTGAGTCTCGAGCGACCCTGA